One window of Pseudomonas sp. FP198 genomic DNA carries:
- a CDS encoding DMT family transporter: MHISSGRWVYGLFLALLTALLWGILPIKLKQVLQVMDPVTVTWFRLTVSGGLLFIYLAATRRLPSRKVLGPRGGWLVGMAVLGLVGNYVLYLMGLNRLSPGTAQLVVQMGPIMLLVASLFVFKERFSVGQGIGLLVLLIGFALFFNQRLVELLTSLSEYTAGVLLVLLASTVWTFYALGQKQLLTVWNSLQVMMVIYLFCALLLTPWVHPLEALQLSPLQGWLLLACCLNTLIAYGAFAEALAHWEASRVSATLAITPLVTFAAVAMAAWWWPDYVHAEQINLLGYGGAVLVVLGSALVALGPSLIAGLRARRERLALGR, encoded by the coding sequence ATGCACATATCGTCCGGTCGCTGGGTCTACGGCCTGTTCCTTGCCCTGCTGACCGCCTTGTTGTGGGGAATCCTGCCGATCAAGCTCAAGCAAGTGCTGCAGGTGATGGATCCGGTGACGGTGACCTGGTTTCGGCTGACGGTGTCCGGTGGCCTGCTGTTCATCTACCTGGCGGCAACCCGACGCCTGCCCAGCCGCAAGGTGCTCGGCCCCCGTGGCGGTTGGCTGGTAGGCATGGCGGTGCTGGGGCTGGTGGGTAACTACGTGCTGTACCTGATGGGCCTGAACCGCCTGAGCCCCGGCACCGCCCAACTGGTGGTGCAGATGGGGCCGATCATGCTGCTGGTCGCCAGCCTGTTTGTATTCAAGGAGCGTTTCAGTGTGGGGCAGGGCATTGGTTTGCTGGTGCTGCTGATCGGTTTTGCGCTGTTCTTCAATCAGCGCCTCGTCGAATTGCTTACATCCCTGAGCGAGTACACCGCCGGCGTTCTGTTGGTATTGCTGGCCTCGACCGTCTGGACGTTCTATGCCCTGGGCCAGAAGCAATTGCTGACGGTGTGGAATTCATTGCAGGTGATGATGGTGATCTACCTGTTCTGCGCGCTGTTGCTCACGCCCTGGGTGCATCCACTGGAAGCGTTGCAACTGAGCCCGCTACAAGGCTGGCTATTGCTGGCCTGCTGCCTCAACACGCTGATTGCCTATGGCGCGTTCGCCGAGGCATTGGCGCATTGGGAAGCCTCGAGGGTCAGCGCGACGCTGGCGATCACGCCGCTGGTGACCTTCGCCGCCGTGGCGATGGCTGCCTGGTGGTGGCCCGACTACGTGCATGCCGAGCAGATCAATCTGCTGGGCTACGGTGGGGCAGTGTTGGTGGTATTGGGGTCGGCGCTGGTGGCGCTGGGGCCATCGCTCATCGCCGGGCTCAGGGCCCGGCGCGAACGCCTGGCGCTGGGGCGTTAG
- a CDS encoding DsbA family protein, with the protein MASRLLYVMDPMCSWCWGFAPVAEALAVQAQAAGVELHLVVGGLRTGSGSALEPTTRRYILEHWQAVTQATGQPFKLEGALPDGFVYDTEPACRALVTARSLAPDLAWQLLKLIQQAFYVQGRDVTHASVLVELAEQAGLPRIEFAAAFDRADQHAATAADFTWVQDLGIAGFPTMLAERDGQLALLTNGYQPLDQLSPLLGRWLERAACA; encoded by the coding sequence ATGGCGTCGCGCCTGCTGTATGTGATGGACCCGATGTGTTCCTGGTGCTGGGGCTTCGCGCCAGTGGCCGAAGCGTTGGCCGTGCAGGCGCAGGCGGCGGGCGTGGAGCTGCACCTGGTGGTGGGCGGCTTGCGCACCGGCAGCGGTTCGGCCCTGGAGCCGACGACCCGACGCTACATTCTCGAACACTGGCAGGCCGTTACCCAGGCCACTGGCCAACCGTTCAAGCTTGAAGGCGCGTTGCCGGACGGTTTTGTCTACGACACCGAACCCGCATGCCGCGCCTTGGTGACGGCCCGCAGCCTGGCGCCGGACCTGGCCTGGCAGTTGCTGAAGCTGATCCAGCAGGCGTTTTATGTACAAGGCCGCGACGTGACCCACGCCAGCGTCCTGGTGGAACTGGCCGAACAGGCCGGGCTGCCCCGCATCGAGTTTGCCGCGGCATTCGACCGTGCCGACCAGCATGCCGCCACCGCCGCCGACTTCACCTGGGTGCAAGACCTTGGCATCGCCGGATTCCCTACGATGCTGGCCGAACGTGACGGCCAATTGGCCCTGCTGACCAACGGCTACCAACCGTTGGACCAGCTGTCGCCATTGCTGGGTCGCTGGCTGGAGCGTGCGGCCTGTGCCTGA
- a CDS encoding ABC transporter ATP-binding protein has product MPDLPADDVSTSRRIDRLSWTEIRRLALTHKKALWIANGVAVLATLCSVPIPLLLPLLVDEVLLGHGDAALKVMNQALPSAWQSAAGYIGLMLLVTLALRCGALLFNVLQARLFASLAKDIVYRIRIRLIERLKRISLGEYESLGSGTVTTHLVTDLDTLDKFVGETLSRFLVAMLTLVGTAGILVWMHWKLALLILLFNPLVIYATVQLGKRVKHLKKLENDSTSRFTQALTETLDAIQEVRAGNRQGFFLGRLGTRAREVRDYAVSSQWKTDASNRASGLLFQFGIDIFRAAAMLTVLFSDLSIGQMLAVFSYLWFMIGPVEQLLNLQYAYYAAGGALNRINELLARADEPQYSGGVDPFKGRDTVGIDIQGLSFGYGEEKVLDQLNLSISPGEKVAIVGASGGGKSTLVQLLLGLYTPQSGSIRFGGATQEEIGLETIRENVAVVLQHPALFNDTVRANLSMGRERSDEACWRALAIAQLDETVRALPMGLESIVGRSGVRLSGGQRQRLAIARMVLADPRVVILDEATSALDAATEYNLHQALARFLSGRTTLIIAHRLSAVKQADRVLVFDGGQIAEDGDHLQLIAEGGLYARLYGHLQQIQRP; this is encoded by the coding sequence GTGCCTGACCTGCCCGCAGATGACGTATCGACCTCGCGGCGCATCGACCGGTTGAGCTGGACGGAAATCCGTCGTCTGGCCCTTACGCACAAAAAAGCCCTGTGGATCGCCAACGGCGTCGCCGTGCTGGCGACGTTGTGCAGCGTGCCGATTCCGTTGTTGCTGCCATTGCTGGTGGACGAAGTGCTGCTGGGCCACGGCGATGCGGCATTGAAGGTCATGAACCAGGCGCTGCCGAGCGCTTGGCAGAGCGCTGCCGGCTACATCGGGCTGATGCTCCTGGTGACCTTGGCCCTGCGCTGCGGCGCATTGCTGTTCAACGTGTTGCAGGCGCGGCTGTTCGCCAGTCTCGCCAAGGACATCGTCTATCGCATCCGCATCCGGTTGATCGAGCGCCTCAAGCGGATCTCCCTTGGCGAATACGAAAGCCTGGGCAGCGGCACGGTGACGACGCACCTGGTCACCGACCTGGACACCCTCGACAAATTTGTCGGCGAAACCCTGAGTCGGTTCCTGGTGGCGATGCTGACCCTGGTAGGCACCGCGGGCATCTTGGTATGGATGCACTGGAAACTGGCGCTGCTGATCCTGCTGTTCAACCCGCTGGTGATCTACGCCACGGTGCAGTTGGGAAAACGGGTCAAGCACCTCAAGAAGCTGGAGAATGACAGCACCTCGCGCTTCACCCAGGCGCTGACCGAAACCCTGGATGCGATCCAGGAAGTGCGCGCCGGCAATCGCCAGGGGTTTTTCCTCGGACGCCTGGGCACGCGCGCCCGGGAAGTGCGCGACTACGCGGTGAGCTCGCAGTGGAAAACCGACGCCTCGAACCGCGCCAGTGGTTTGCTGTTCCAGTTCGGTATCGATATTTTTCGCGCGGCGGCCATGCTTACCGTGCTGTTCTCCGATCTGTCGATCGGCCAGATGCTCGCGGTGTTCAGCTACCTGTGGTTCATGATCGGCCCGGTCGAGCAACTGCTTAACCTTCAATATGCCTACTACGCGGCGGGTGGGGCATTGAACCGTATCAACGAACTGCTGGCGCGCGCCGACGAGCCCCAGTACAGCGGTGGCGTCGATCCCTTCAAGGGGCGCGACACCGTGGGCATCGACATCCAGGGGCTCAGCTTCGGTTATGGCGAGGAAAAGGTGCTCGACCAATTGAACCTGTCCATTTCGCCGGGGGAAAAGGTCGCTATCGTCGGGGCCAGCGGGGGCGGCAAAAGTACCCTGGTGCAACTGCTGCTGGGGCTCTACACGCCACAGTCCGGCAGCATCCGCTTTGGCGGAGCCACCCAAGAGGAAATTGGCCTGGAGACCATCCGCGAAAATGTCGCGGTGGTCCTGCAGCATCCGGCGCTGTTCAACGACACGGTGCGCGCCAATCTGTCCATGGGCCGCGAGCGCAGCGATGAGGCCTGCTGGCGAGCCTTGGCAATCGCCCAACTGGACGAAACAGTGCGGGCGCTTCCCATGGGGTTGGAGAGCATCGTCGGGCGTTCCGGTGTGAGGCTGTCCGGCGGGCAACGCCAGCGACTGGCGATCGCCCGCATGGTCCTGGCCGATCCGCGCGTGGTGATTCTCGACGAAGCCACGTCCGCGCTGGACGCGGCTACGGAATACAACCTTCACCAGGCGTTGGCGCGGTTCCTGAGCGGGCGCACCACGTTGATCATCGCCCATCGGCTGTCGGCGGTGAAACAGGCTGACCGGGTACTGGTGTTCGACGGCGGGCAGATCGCCGAAGACGGCGACCACTTGCAGCTGATTGCCGAAGGTGGCCTGTACGCCCGGCTCTACGGTCATCTGCAACAAATACAGCGACCTTGA
- a CDS encoding BolA family transcriptional regulator: MSMQQRIESTLGLLQPEHLQVLDESHMHSRGLETHYKAVVVSQQFEGLNRVKRHQKVYGTLGELMGEFHALALHTYTPEEWAQVDAAPASPTCAGGSKH; encoded by the coding sequence ATGAGCATGCAACAACGCATTGAATCGACCCTCGGGCTGCTGCAGCCCGAGCACCTGCAAGTGCTCGATGAAAGCCACATGCACAGCCGTGGGCTTGAGACCCACTACAAGGCAGTGGTGGTCAGCCAGCAGTTCGAGGGGCTCAATCGGGTCAAGCGGCACCAGAAGGTCTACGGTACCTTGGGCGAGCTGATGGGTGAATTCCATGCGCTGGCGCTGCACACCTACACGCCTGAAGAATGGGCCCAGGTCGACGCAGCCCCGGCGTCGCCGACCTGTGCCGGTGGCAGTAAACACTGA
- a CDS encoding DUF2059 domain-containing protein gives MTRLRAICTAVALVCASGPVLADTASHNASAEAFLTLAHADKLGTPVYMQVQQMFAQRFEQTKAPESKKATLETYQAKANAALDQAIGWNKLKPDMVKLYTSNFSESELKDLVSFYQSPLGKKVLEKMPQLTQQSAQLTQAKLESAVPVVNKLLADMTAELEPKAAAPAKKKP, from the coding sequence ATGACCCGTCTTCGTGCCATCTGTACCGCAGTTGCTCTGGTGTGTGCCAGCGGCCCTGTTCTTGCCGATACCGCCAGCCACAACGCCAGTGCCGAAGCGTTCCTGACCCTGGCGCACGCTGACAAGCTGGGTACCCCGGTGTACATGCAGGTACAGCAGATGTTTGCCCAGCGCTTTGAGCAGACCAAGGCTCCCGAGTCGAAAAAAGCCACCCTGGAAACCTACCAGGCCAAGGCCAATGCCGCCCTGGACCAGGCGATCGGCTGGAACAAGCTCAAGCCGGACATGGTCAAGCTCTACACTTCCAATTTCAGCGAATCGGAGCTCAAGGACCTGGTGTCCTTCTATCAGTCTCCCCTGGGCAAGAAGGTCCTGGAAAAAATGCCGCAGCTGACCCAGCAATCGGCGCAACTGACCCAGGCCAAGCTGGAAAGCGCGGTGCCGGTGGTCAACAAGCTGCTGGCCGACATGACCGCCGAGCTTGAGCCGAAAGCCGCCGCCCCGGCCAAGAAAAAGCCATAA
- a CDS encoding thiolase family protein, which produces MREVVIVDSVRTGLAKSFRGKFNMTRPDDMAAHCVNALLARNDIDPASVEDCIVGAGSNEGAQGYNIGRNVAVLSQLGIGTAGMTLNRFCSSGLQAIAIAANQIASGCSEIIVAGGVESISLTMKSVNTDNLINPLLKEQVPGIYFPMGQTAEIVARRYQVSREEQDRYALQSQQRTARAQAAGLFDDEIVPMAVKYRVEDKTTGAVQIVDGVVDRDDCNRPDTTYESLAGLNPVFAEDGSVTAGNSSQLSDGASMTLVMSLEKALALGLKPKAFFRGFTVAGCAPDEMGIGPVFSVPRLLQAKGLQVGDIDLWELNEAFASQCLYSRNRLEIDNEKYNVNGGSISIGHPFGMTGSRQVGHLVRELQRRSLRYGVVTMCVGGGMGATGLFEAVR; this is translated from the coding sequence ATGCGTGAAGTGGTGATCGTCGACAGCGTACGGACCGGCCTGGCCAAGTCCTTTCGCGGCAAGTTCAACATGACCCGCCCGGACGACATGGCGGCCCATTGCGTCAACGCGTTGTTGGCGCGAAATGATATCGATCCGGCCAGCGTCGAGGACTGTATCGTCGGCGCCGGTTCCAACGAAGGCGCCCAAGGCTACAACATCGGGCGCAACGTGGCGGTGCTCTCGCAGCTGGGCATCGGCACGGCCGGGATGACACTGAACCGCTTCTGTTCCTCGGGCCTGCAAGCCATCGCCATCGCCGCCAACCAGATCGCCTCCGGCTGCAGCGAGATCATCGTCGCCGGTGGCGTCGAATCTATCAGCCTGACGATGAAAAGCGTCAACACTGACAACCTGATCAACCCCTTGCTCAAGGAGCAGGTGCCAGGGATCTACTTCCCCATGGGCCAGACCGCCGAGATCGTCGCGCGCCGTTATCAGGTCAGCCGCGAGGAGCAGGACCGCTACGCCTTGCAGAGCCAGCAGCGCACGGCCCGGGCCCAGGCAGCCGGGCTGTTCGACGATGAAATCGTGCCGATGGCGGTGAAGTATCGGGTCGAGGACAAGACCACCGGTGCGGTGCAGATCGTTGACGGCGTGGTTGATCGCGATGATTGCAACCGCCCCGATACCACGTATGAAAGCCTGGCCGGGCTGAATCCGGTGTTCGCCGAAGACGGTTCGGTGACGGCGGGCAACTCTTCTCAGTTGTCCGACGGCGCCTCGATGACTCTGGTGATGAGCCTGGAAAAAGCCCTGGCATTGGGACTCAAGCCCAAGGCATTTTTCCGTGGCTTTACCGTGGCCGGCTGCGCGCCGGACGAGATGGGCATCGGCCCGGTGTTCTCGGTGCCCAGATTGCTCCAGGCCAAGGGTTTGCAGGTCGGCGATATCGATTTGTGGGAGCTCAACGAGGCGTTTGCGTCCCAGTGCCTGTACAGCCGCAATCGGCTGGAGATCGATAACGAGAAATACAACGTCAACGGCGGCTCGATTTCCATCGGTCACCCGTTCGGCATGACCGGCTCGCGGCAGGTGGGGCATCTGGTGCGGGAGCTGCAACGACGCAGCCTGCGCTACGGCGTGGTGACCATGTGCGTGGGCGGCGGGATGGGGGCAACGGGGTTGTTCGAGGCGGTTCGCTAA
- a CDS encoding DUF6316 family protein yields the protein MPGTRAEDTDAPKTIYRSSDRIVRENGKFYFDTREGTQEGPFESREAAEREIAAYIQRMLQLTKVAS from the coding sequence ATGCCTGGAACGCGCGCCGAAGACACAGATGCTCCCAAGACGATTTACCGCAGCAGCGATCGGATCGTCCGGGAAAATGGCAAGTTCTATTTCGATACGCGCGAAGGCACCCAGGAAGGTCCGTTCGAAAGCCGCGAGGCTGCGGAGCGGGAGATAGCGGCGTATATCCAGCGGATGCTGCAACTGACCAAGGTTGCCAGCTGA
- a CDS encoding class II fumarate hydratase, with product MSRIETDSLGQVEVPDEAYWGAQTQRSMINFAIGNERMPLSVLHALALVKKAAARVNDRNGDLPADIARLIEQAADEVLAGQHDDQFPLVVWQTGSGTQSNMNVNEVIAGRANELAGNPRGGKSPVHPNDHVNRSQSSNDCFPTAMHIAAAQAVYQQLLPAISELSGGLAELAARHMKLVKTGRTHMMDATPITFGQELSAFIAQLDYAERAIRASLPAVCELAQGGTAVGTGLNSPHGFGEAIAAELAALSGLPFVTAPNKFAALAGHEPLTTLSGALKTLAVTLMKIANDLRLLGSGPRAGFAEVKLPANEPGSSIMPGKVNPTQCEALSMLACQVLGNDVAIGFAASQGHLQLNVFKPVIIHNLLQSIRLLADGCSNFQQHCIAGLEPDAEQMAAHLERGLMLVTALNPHIGYDKSAEIAKKAYGEGLTLREAAVQLGYLTDEEFDAWVRPENMLEAGGQG from the coding sequence ATGAGCCGTATCGAAACCGACAGCCTTGGCCAGGTTGAAGTCCCGGATGAAGCCTATTGGGGCGCCCAGACGCAGCGCTCGATGATCAACTTTGCCATTGGTAACGAACGCATGCCGCTGTCGGTGCTGCATGCCCTGGCGCTGGTCAAGAAAGCCGCCGCGCGGGTCAACGACCGCAATGGCGACCTGCCCGCCGACATCGCCCGCCTGATCGAACAGGCGGCCGACGAGGTGCTGGCCGGCCAGCATGACGATCAGTTTCCCCTGGTGGTCTGGCAGACCGGCAGCGGGACCCAGAGCAACATGAACGTCAACGAGGTGATCGCCGGGCGCGCCAACGAGCTGGCGGGCAACCCCCGTGGCGGCAAGAGCCCGGTGCACCCCAACGACCATGTCAACCGGTCCCAGAGCTCCAACGATTGCTTCCCCACCGCCATGCACATCGCCGCCGCCCAGGCCGTTTACCAGCAATTGCTGCCGGCCATCAGCGAGTTGTCCGGCGGCCTGGCGGAACTGGCGGCGCGCCACATGAAACTGGTCAAGACCGGTCGCACCCACATGATGGATGCCACGCCGATCACGTTCGGCCAGGAGCTGTCCGCCTTCATTGCCCAACTCGACTACGCCGAGCGGGCGATCCGCGCTTCGTTGCCGGCGGTCTGCGAGCTGGCCCAGGGCGGTACGGCGGTGGGTACCGGGCTCAATTCGCCGCACGGTTTCGGCGAAGCGATTGCCGCTGAACTCGCGGCGCTGTCCGGGCTGCCGTTTGTCACCGCACCGAACAAGTTCGCCGCACTGGCAGGTCATGAACCGCTGACCACGTTGTCCGGCGCGTTGAAAACCCTCGCCGTGACGCTGATGAAAATCGCCAATGACCTGCGCCTGCTAGGTTCCGGGCCACGGGCGGGATTTGCCGAAGTGAAATTGCCGGCCAACGAACCGGGCAGCTCGATCATGCCTGGCAAGGTCAACCCGACCCAGTGTGAAGCCTTGTCGATGCTCGCATGCCAGGTATTGGGCAATGACGTGGCGATCGGTTTTGCCGCCAGTCAGGGACACTTGCAGTTGAACGTGTTCAAGCCGGTGATCATCCACAACCTGCTGCAATCGATCCGCCTGCTGGCCGATGGCTGCAGCAACTTCCAGCAGCACTGCATCGCCGGCCTCGAACCGGATGCCGAGCAGATGGCCGCGCACCTGGAGCGTGGTCTGATGCTGGTGACAGCGCTGAATCCGCATATCGGCTACGACAAGTCGGCGGAGATCGCCAAGAAAGCCTACGGCGAAGGGCTGACGCTACGGGAAGCAGCGGTGCAGCTGGGGTACCTGACCGACGAAGAGTTCGACGCGTGGGTCAGGCCGGAGAACATGCTGGAGGCGGGTGGCCAGGGCTGA
- a CDS encoding rhodanese-related sulfurtransferase, whose product MTPPIVVAALYKFVTLEDYVELREPLLKAMLDNGIKGTLLIAEEGINGTVSGTREGIDGLMAWLKNDPRMDDIDHKESYCDEQPFYRTKVKLKKEIVTLGVEGVDPNKRVGTYVEPQDWNALISDPEVLLIDTRNDYEVSIGTFEGAIDPKTASFREFPEYIKANFDPARHKKVAMFCTGGIRCEKASSFMLGEGFEEVYHLKGGILKYLEEVPQEETRWRGDCFVFDNRVTVRHDLSEGDYDQCHACRTPISAEDRASEHYSPGISCPHCWDKLSEKTRRSAIDRQKQIELAKARNMPHPIGYNYKQSSSEA is encoded by the coding sequence ATGACACCACCGATTGTCGTGGCGGCACTGTATAAGTTCGTCACCCTGGAAGATTACGTCGAGCTGCGTGAGCCCCTGCTCAAGGCGATGCTCGACAACGGCATCAAAGGAACCTTGCTGATTGCCGAGGAAGGCATCAACGGCACCGTTTCCGGCACCCGCGAAGGCATCGACGGGCTGATGGCCTGGCTCAAGAACGACCCGCGCATGGACGACATCGACCACAAGGAGTCGTACTGCGACGAGCAGCCGTTCTACCGCACCAAGGTCAAGCTCAAGAAAGAGATCGTTACCCTCGGCGTAGAAGGCGTGGACCCGAACAAGCGGGTCGGCACCTATGTCGAACCGCAGGACTGGAACGCGCTGATCAGTGATCCGGAAGTGCTGCTGATCGACACGCGCAACGATTATGAAGTCTCCATTGGCACCTTCGAAGGCGCGATCGATCCCAAGACCGCCAGCTTCCGTGAGTTCCCCGAGTACATCAAAGCCAACTTCGACCCGGCCCGGCACAAGAAAGTCGCGATGTTCTGCACCGGCGGCATTCGCTGTGAAAAAGCCTCGAGCTTCATGCTCGGCGAGGGTTTCGAAGAGGTCTACCACCTCAAGGGCGGGATCCTCAAGTACCTCGAAGAGGTGCCCCAGGAAGAGACCAGATGGCGCGGCGACTGCTTTGTCTTCGACAACCGCGTGACCGTACGCCACGATCTCAGCGAAGGCGACTACGATCAGTGCCATGCCTGCCGCACCCCCATCAGCGCAGAGGATCGTGCTTCGGAGCATTATTCGCCTGGCATCAGTTGCCCGCATTGCTGGGACAAGCTGAGCGAAAAGACCCGCCGCAGCGCCATCGACCGGCAAAAGCAGATCGAACTGGCCAAGGCGCGCAACATGCCGCATCCGATCGGCTACAACTACAAGCAATCATCTTCCGAGGCTTGA
- the mnmC gene encoding bifunctional tRNA (5-methylaminomethyl-2-thiouridine)(34)-methyltransferase MnmD/FAD-dependent 5-carboxymethylaminomethyl-2-thiouridine(34) oxidoreductase MnmC encodes MTPIQHHAQLDWDDQGRPRSRVFGDVYFSDRSGLEETRYVFLAQNNLAERFAALAEHGRLVIGETGFGTGLNFLCAWQLFEECAPAGARLHFVSVEKFPLSPEDLRRALALWPELKRQADQLLEQYVAIHQGFQRMTLAGGRVTLTLLIGDALEQLPQLDGQIDAWFLDGFAPAKNPDMWTAELFAELARLAAPGATLSTFTSTGWVRRLLNAAGFKMKRTPGIGHKWEILRGVFLGWPDQVPKPAPAKPWYTRPAPPAGERHALVIGGGLAGCASAASLAARGWRVTLLERHAGLAEEASGNPQGVLYLKLSAHGTALSQMILSGFGYTRRLLENLQRGLDWDGCGVLQLAFNEKEGQRQRQLAEAFPAGLLRIVDRAEAQAQSGIGLACGGLFYPEGGWVHPPALCRWQASAAAISVQPHREVLELRRVDGQWQAWDGERCLASARVAILASAAEIKRFEPAAELPLKRIRGQITRLAQTARSQSLATVVCAEGYVAPSRMGEHTLGASFDFHSDDLTPTAAEHAGNLQMLEEISHDLVDRLDADTLDPQHLEGRAAFRCTSPDYLPIVGPLADSRAFVETYAALGKDARQVPDTPCPWLDGLYVNSGHGSRGLITAPLSGELIAAWLDNEPLPLPRSVAEACHPNRFALRAVIRGKTN; translated from the coding sequence ATGACGCCCATCCAGCACCACGCCCAACTCGACTGGGATGACCAGGGTCGCCCCCGCTCCCGGGTATTCGGCGACGTGTATTTCTCCGACCGGTCGGGCCTGGAAGAAACCCGCTACGTGTTCCTTGCGCAGAACAACCTGGCCGAGCGTTTCGCCGCGCTGGCGGAGCACGGACGGCTGGTGATCGGCGAAACCGGATTTGGCACCGGGCTGAATTTTCTCTGCGCCTGGCAGCTGTTCGAAGAATGCGCGCCGGCCGGGGCGCGCTTGCATTTCGTCAGCGTCGAAAAATTTCCCCTGAGCCCCGAGGATCTGCGCCGGGCCCTTGCCCTTTGGCCGGAGCTCAAGCGCCAGGCTGATCAATTGCTTGAGCAGTACGTCGCGATTCACCAAGGCTTCCAGCGCATGACCCTGGCGGGCGGGCGAGTGACATTGACTCTGTTGATTGGCGATGCCCTGGAGCAACTGCCGCAGCTGGACGGACAGATCGACGCCTGGTTCCTCGACGGTTTTGCCCCGGCGAAAAATCCGGATATGTGGACCGCCGAGCTGTTCGCCGAACTGGCGCGGCTGGCAGCGCCCGGCGCCACCCTCAGCACCTTTACCAGCACCGGTTGGGTGCGCAGGCTGCTCAATGCGGCGGGCTTCAAGATGAAGCGCACCCCGGGCATCGGCCACAAGTGGGAAATTCTCCGAGGGGTATTTCTCGGCTGGCCGGACCAGGTGCCCAAACCTGCCCCGGCCAAGCCCTGGTATACCCGCCCCGCCCCGCCGGCTGGCGAACGCCATGCGCTGGTGATCGGCGGCGGCCTGGCCGGTTGCGCCAGCGCGGCGAGTCTCGCGGCCCGCGGCTGGCGAGTGACCTTGCTGGAGCGTCACGCCGGGTTGGCCGAAGAAGCGTCCGGCAACCCCCAGGGCGTGCTGTACCTCAAGTTGTCGGCCCACGGCACGGCGTTGTCGCAGATGATCCTCAGCGGTTTCGGCTACACCCGGCGCTTGCTCGAAAACCTGCAACGGGGCCTCGACTGGGACGGATGCGGAGTCTTGCAGCTGGCCTTCAACGAGAAGGAAGGCCAACGCCAGCGCCAACTGGCCGAGGCGTTTCCAGCGGGTCTGCTGCGAATTGTCGATCGCGCCGAAGCCCAGGCGCAGTCCGGCATCGGCCTGGCCTGTGGCGGCCTGTTCTATCCCGAAGGCGGCTGGGTACACCCGCCAGCCCTGTGCCGCTGGCAAGCCTCAGCTGCTGCGATTAGCGTGCAGCCACATCGCGAAGTGCTTGAACTGCGACGTGTCGACGGCCAATGGCAAGCCTGGGACGGCGAACGTTGCCTGGCCAGCGCCCGGGTGGCAATCCTCGCCAGCGCCGCCGAGATCAAACGCTTCGAACCGGCGGCCGAGTTACCCCTCAAGCGCATTCGCGGGCAGATCACGCGGCTGGCGCAAACCGCCCGCAGCCAAAGCCTGGCGACAGTGGTCTGCGCCGAAGGTTATGTGGCCCCGTCGCGAATGGGCGAGCACACCCTGGGCGCCAGTTTCGATTTTCACAGCGATGACCTGACCCCCACCGCCGCCGAGCACGCCGGCAACCTGCAGATGCTCGAAGAAATCTCCCACGATCTGGTGGACCGCCTGGACGCCGACACCCTTGATCCACAGCACCTCGAAGGCCGCGCGGCGTTCCGTTGCACCAGCCCCGACTACCTGCCGATTGTCGGACCGCTGGCTGACAGCCGGGCGTTCGTCGAAACCTACGCGGCCCTGGGCAAGGATGCGCGCCAAGTGCCGGACACACCGTGCCCCTGGCTCGACGGCCTGTACGTCAACAGCGGGCATGGCTCCCGAGGCCTGATCACCGCGCCGCTGTCGGGCGAACTGATCGCCGCCTGGCTGGACAACGAACCGCTGCCGCTGCCGCGAAGCGTCGCCGAGGCCTGCCACCCGAACCGGTTTGCCCTGCGGGCGGTGATTCGCGGCAAGACCAATTGA